GATAAACATTTGCTTAGAGTTAATTGTTTCTTGATGGATAAGGGATTTGACTTAGAGTTATTGTTTCTTGATGAATAAGGGACTGGGCTTAGAGTTATTGTTTCTTGATGAATAAGGGACTGGGGATATTGCTGTTTGCCTGAACAGGTTTTGGCATAGGGATATTATTGATTGCCGGAACAGGATTCGGCTTGGGGATATTGTTGTTCGCCGGAAAAGGATTTGGCTTAGGAATATTGTTGTTCGCCGGAAAAGGATTTGGCTTAGGGATATTGTTTGTCGGAAGAAGATTTGGCTTAGGGATATTGTTGGTTGGCTTAGGGTTATTGTTGTTTGCAGGAAAAGGATTTGGCTTAGGGATATTCAAGTTGTTGGGCATACTTGATAGCAATGCACCGGTAAAGGGGTTGACGCCGCGGGTTCCGCCGGAAGGACTGTATTGGCACACAACGTAGACACCCTTCTGGTTATCGCAGTAAACAGCGCCACTGCAGCCGACCTGTGTTGTGCTGCTCCATATCACATTCAAGTAATGCCCGCATTCGCAGCCCTCTCTTTCCATCTCGCACTTACAGGCGTTGGCATTGTGATCGTAGTTATTGGACTCGTTGAACCACCTCTGCACCACATCCGTCGGGGTGAACTCCTTGTAGTTCATCCAGTAAATGTTCTCTCCTTGTTTGTTGGGAGAGTGCAGCCGGTAGTTGCAGTCCCCCCGGCGTTGCATCGCCCATGCGTGTGCGCTCGCCGTCAGGCTGGCGCTCCAACCGAGTGGCGGTGTGTTCACCTTCCGCCTGAAGTCGTTGTGGGCCTTCACATACGCCTGTTGCTCCCAGTTTAAGACCGGCACGAACACAGGCACTGGTGGGAGGGGCTTCACCGGCTGGCGCCTCTTCAGCTGGCTTCTCGGGGTGGAATGCACCACCTCCGCCCCCGCGGAGGCGGCTAGCGCGGCCGTTATAATGAAGAAACCGAGAAATATCGTAACATTTGGCATTGGGccgttctctctctcttgcttcCTTCTGGTTAGCGGTGGAACTGTTTGGACCCCGCCACCGCCGCTGCCGGAGGAGGAAAGCAACGCCATGCGAAGTAATGGTGTGTTTGGATGAAGAAATGTGAATTTAGCGTAGCCTGAAAGGGTTGTTTGTTTGTTGGTTGAATGATGGGTTTTTAAGCAACTTCCATCTGCATTCCCATCGTTAACAGTGGAAGTTAAAACGGTCAATGCATTAACACCAAATTTAAAGCCCATCCACATATCACTTCACTCCTCTCTTCCAATCATTATCCAACTCTACCTTTTTGCTTTAACTTccattcattttattaatactaattagGAATCATTACACATTTACACCATCTCGTCTTTTtatgtttggtataattattcataaatattttaaaatttttatttaatttttttgtttaaaaaatatatccctcatttatatgttgatattagcaaaaagattgaataaatactcatatttatttattattgatttattctacgttaaataattttttttaaccaaactATCGTTATATATGTCGTTAGAGGTATGAACTTTTTTTGTCtcatttatgatttaaataaataataacaattgtTAATAGTTGgtgattaattgttaattgatATGAAAATCAACGGAATCGATCTAATGGGTAAAGTCGGTTACCGGCCCAACCCGACGTCATTAAGGTACAACCTTTAACTGCAAAGCGAACAACCCAACATCACAACGACCTTTGAAAAACGCGCGAAGCCGATTCTCCCCCTTCCTGATTGCTCTATCTGCACGCCAGCTGTTGACCTCAAAGGGAGAACCAAAACCCTGCCTAAGCACTGTGTTCGATCTAATTAAACAGTTTGGATTTCTTTTACTCTGTCGATTGATCGTAGTTTGCGGGCAGCAAGGATCACCGTGCCGATGATCCGTCGTCTTTTCAGACCTAGGGTTTCTTGTGTGTTGTTATTGTTATGTTCGATTGTCCTAAGCTACTCTACAGGTAAGTTTTTTCCTCATTCAATATGAGAATTCTTTCCGTTGATAGTTGCTATATTATGATtcattgaaaatgataaataactaCGCAGTCA
The nucleotide sequence above comes from Sesamum indicum cultivar Zhongzhi No. 13 linkage group LG11, S_indicum_v1.0, whole genome shotgun sequence. Encoded proteins:
- the LOC110012858 gene encoding STS14 protein-like, which translates into the protein MALLSSSGSGGGGVQTVPPLTRRKQERENGPMPNVTIFLGFFIITAALAASAGAEVVHSTPRSQLKRRQPVKPLPPVPVFVPVLNWEQQAYVKAHNDFRRKVNTPPLGWSASLTASAHAWAMQRRGDCNYRLHSPNKQGENIYWMNYKEFTPTDVVQRWFNESNNYDHNANACKCEMEREGCECGHYLNVIWSSTTQVGCSGAVYCDNQKGVYVVCQYSPSGGTRGVNPFTGALLSSMPNNLNIPKPNPFPANNNNPKPTNNIPKPNLLPTNNIPKPNPFPANNNIPKPNPFPANNNIPKPNPVPAINNIPMPKPVQANSNIPSPLFIKKQ